In Fibrobacter sp. UWR2, a single window of DNA contains:
- the leuS gene encoding leucine--tRNA ligase, with product MAKYNPQEIETKWQAYWEEHQTFKTGTDKSKPKYYCLDMFPYPSGAGLHVGHPEGYTATDIICRYKRSRGFNVLHPMGWDAFGLPAEQYAIQTGTHPAITTKKNCDNFRRQIKRLGLSYDWNKEVNTTDPKYYKWTQWIFKRLYGTWFDEDQQKGRPIEELPIPADVEAKGKEEVRKYKDSKRLAYYADAQVWWCKHCKIVCANEEVLNDGSHEKCGTKEVERRNLKQWLMRIPLYGDRLLKGLDKLDWPQGVKDMQKNWIGKSYGAEVDFAIADANGKPTEKKLRVYTTRCDTLFGATYMVVAPEHAMVPELTTAEQKAAVEEYVHAAALKSDLDRTELAKEKTGVFTGSYAVNPLTGTKIPVWVADYVLTGYGTGAIMAVPAHDTRDFDFAKKFNLPVICIMEPDASCPEDVKPLVLKGDACWAADGTYINSQNDTLCLNGLNKKQGIAKVIEWLEANKIGKATVNYKLRDWLFSRQRYWGEPFPVIHWEDGEISTVDDAELPVLLPELKDYKPGDGGQSPLANATEWLQVTDKNGRKGIRETNTMPQWAGSCWYYLRYIDACNGDAFVAKELEKYWMPVDLYVGGAEHAVLHLLYSRFWHKVLFDLGLVSTDEPFQKLFNQGMILAFAYEDAAGSKVPTDEVEEKNGKFFKKGTDIELKQIVAKMSKSLKNVVNPDDVVRDYGADSLRLYEMFMGPLDAVKPWQTKGIEGMNRFLGRAWRSVVGDDDAAPVYVDETAPEAIEKVMHQTVIKVTSDIENMSFNTAISQLMIFNNEMMKMDKRYREPCETFVKLLHPFAPHIAEEMWSILGHNESLTNVAWPEADHSKAVENTVEVVFQVNGKVRAKASVAKDMDKAALEKLAMENDRMKEFMNGKTVVKSIVVPGKLVNIVVK from the coding sequence ATGGCAAAGTACAATCCGCAAGAGATCGAAACCAAGTGGCAGGCCTACTGGGAAGAACATCAGACTTTCAAGACGGGCACCGATAAGTCCAAACCCAAGTATTACTGCCTGGACATGTTCCCGTACCCGAGTGGCGCAGGCCTCCATGTGGGCCACCCGGAAGGTTACACCGCCACCGACATCATTTGCCGCTACAAGCGCAGCCGCGGTTTCAACGTGCTCCACCCGATGGGTTGGGACGCTTTCGGCCTCCCTGCTGAACAGTACGCCATCCAGACCGGTACGCACCCGGCCATTACCACCAAGAAGAACTGCGACAATTTCCGCCGTCAGATCAAGCGCCTCGGCTTAAGCTACGACTGGAACAAGGAAGTCAACACCACCGACCCGAAGTATTACAAGTGGACGCAGTGGATTTTCAAGCGCCTTTACGGTACCTGGTTCGATGAAGACCAGCAGAAGGGCCGCCCCATCGAAGAACTCCCGATTCCTGCCGATGTCGAAGCAAAGGGCAAGGAAGAAGTCCGCAAGTACAAGGATTCTAAGCGCCTCGCTTACTACGCCGACGCTCAGGTGTGGTGGTGCAAGCACTGCAAGATTGTGTGCGCGAACGAAGAAGTCTTGAACGACGGCTCTCACGAAAAGTGTGGCACCAAGGAAGTGGAACGCCGTAACCTCAAGCAGTGGCTCATGCGCATCCCGCTGTATGGCGACCGCCTGCTGAAGGGCCTCGACAAGCTCGACTGGCCGCAGGGCGTCAAGGACATGCAGAAGAACTGGATTGGCAAGAGCTACGGTGCCGAAGTGGATTTTGCGATTGCCGACGCTAACGGCAAGCCGACCGAAAAGAAGCTCCGCGTTTACACTACCCGTTGCGATACGCTGTTCGGTGCTACCTACATGGTCGTTGCCCCGGAACACGCGATGGTCCCGGAACTCACGACTGCCGAACAGAAGGCCGCCGTGGAAGAATACGTGCACGCAGCCGCCTTGAAGAGCGACCTCGACCGTACCGAACTCGCCAAGGAAAAGACCGGCGTGTTTACCGGTAGCTATGCCGTGAACCCGCTCACCGGCACCAAGATTCCGGTGTGGGTCGCCGACTACGTTCTTACCGGCTACGGCACCGGCGCCATCATGGCCGTGCCCGCCCACGATACCCGCGACTTCGATTTTGCGAAGAAGTTTAATTTGCCCGTCATCTGCATCATGGAACCCGATGCAAGCTGCCCCGAAGACGTGAAGCCGCTCGTACTCAAGGGCGATGCTTGCTGGGCTGCCGACGGCACCTATATCAACAGCCAGAACGACACGCTTTGCCTGAACGGCCTCAATAAGAAGCAGGGCATCGCGAAGGTCATCGAATGGCTCGAAGCCAACAAGATCGGCAAGGCCACCGTGAACTACAAGCTCCGCGACTGGCTCTTCAGTCGCCAGCGCTACTGGGGCGAACCGTTCCCGGTCATCCACTGGGAAGACGGCGAAATCTCTACTGTGGATGATGCCGAACTGCCGGTGTTGTTGCCGGAACTCAAGGACTACAAGCCGGGTGACGGCGGACAGTCTCCGCTTGCTAACGCCACCGAATGGCTCCAGGTGACCGACAAGAACGGCCGCAAGGGTATTCGTGAAACGAACACCATGCCGCAGTGGGCTGGCTCCTGCTGGTATTACCTCCGCTACATCGATGCCTGCAACGGCGATGCATTTGTGGCAAAGGAACTTGAAAAGTACTGGATGCCCGTGGACCTCTATGTGGGCGGTGCCGAACACGCTGTGCTCCACCTGCTCTACAGCCGCTTCTGGCACAAGGTGCTCTTTGACCTCGGCCTCGTCTCTACCGACGAACCGTTCCAGAAACTCTTCAACCAGGGCATGATTCTCGCCTTCGCTTACGAAGATGCCGCTGGCTCCAAGGTCCCGACCGACGAAGTCGAAGAGAAGAACGGAAAGTTCTTCAAGAAGGGAACCGACATCGAGCTCAAGCAGATTGTGGCCAAGATGAGTAAGTCCCTCAAGAACGTCGTGAACCCGGATGACGTGGTGCGCGACTACGGTGCCGACAGTCTTCGTTTGTACGAAATGTTCATGGGTCCGCTCGATGCCGTGAAGCCGTGGCAGACCAAGGGCATCGAAGGTATGAACCGCTTCCTCGGCCGCGCCTGGCGCTCCGTGGTGGGCGACGACGATGCCGCTCCGGTCTACGTTGACGAAACCGCTCCGGAAGCAATCGAGAAGGTGATGCACCAGACCGTTATCAAGGTCACGAGCGACATCGAAAACATGAGCTTCAACACCGCGATTAGCCAGCTGATGATCTTCAACAACGAAATGATGAAGATGGACAAGCGCTACCGCGAACCGTGCGAAACGTTCGTCAAGCTGTTGCACCCGTTTGCCCCGCATATCGCCGAAGAAATGTGGAGCATCCTCGGTCACAACGAATCGCTCACGAACGTCGCCTGGCCGGAAGCTGACCACTCCAAGGCCGTGGAAAACACCGTGGAAGTCGTGTTCCAGGTGAACGGCAAGGTCCGCGCCAAGGCCTCTGTCGCCAAGGACATGGACAAGGCCGCCCTCGAAAAGCTCGCCATGGAAAATGACCGCATGAAGGAATTCATGAACGGCAAGACTGTCGTGAAGTCCATCGTGGTTCCGGGCAAGCTCGTGAACATCGTGGTGAAGTAA
- the lpxA gene encoding acyl-ACP--UDP-N-acetylglucosamine O-acyltransferase, which translates to MFHPSAFVSPQAKVHESAVIGPWCIVDAGAEVGEGVVLESRVHVYGGVSIGAHTHVYDGAILGAPPQDLKYAGEPTRLAIGENCTIREYVTINRGTVQGGGCTRIADKVLIMAYSHVAHDCDIHEGVVIANGCQLGGHVRIGEYATIGGVTGIQQRNQVGAYAFVGGTHKVDRDVPPCVKASGNPLRVGALNLHALRLHPEEFPEERIQALQRAYRELYRSGRTIADVVEELKKGPEPLFQAFFDEHWGGTLVRP; encoded by the coding sequence ATGTTCCATCCGTCTGCCTTCGTAAGCCCGCAAGCCAAGGTCCATGAGTCTGCCGTTATTGGCCCGTGGTGCATTGTCGATGCCGGCGCGGAGGTGGGCGAGGGCGTGGTTCTCGAATCGCGCGTACACGTTTATGGCGGCGTCTCCATCGGGGCGCACACGCATGTGTACGACGGCGCCATCCTCGGCGCTCCTCCGCAAGATCTCAAGTATGCGGGCGAACCGACCCGCCTTGCCATAGGCGAAAACTGCACCATCCGCGAGTACGTGACAATCAACCGCGGCACGGTCCAGGGCGGCGGTTGTACTCGTATTGCAGACAAAGTATTAATCATGGCGTATTCGCATGTCGCACACGATTGCGACATCCATGAGGGTGTTGTCATTGCGAACGGCTGCCAACTGGGCGGCCACGTGCGTATCGGGGAGTACGCCACCATCGGGGGCGTTACGGGAATCCAGCAGCGCAACCAGGTGGGCGCCTATGCCTTTGTGGGCGGCACCCACAAGGTAGACCGCGACGTGCCCCCTTGCGTCAAGGCTTCGGGTAACCCGCTCCGTGTGGGGGCACTGAACCTGCATGCACTCCGCCTGCACCCCGAAGAATTCCCGGAAGAGCGCATCCAGGCGCTCCAGCGTGCCTACCGTGAACTTTACCGCAGCGGCCGTACCATCGCCGATGTTGTCGAGGAACTGAAAAAAGGCCCGGAACCTCTGTTCCAAGCCTTTTTCGACGAGCACTGGGGCGGCACCTTGGTCCGCCCGTAG
- a CDS encoding glycoside hydrolase family 5 protein: MHLLKNIAICAAAVLLVSCDSGNKGLARATTPEDEPGLNRVKVDYSLGRAMNKRLGRGINMGNSWESVGTGGNGDCGWGNCLRDEDLKIVKAAGFNSVRIPVRWENDADIEGHIDTDRLAGVHEDVALAISLGMPVIINCHHHVGLNAAAVNYEKDPQGFDDELKRFAVMWLDIAAGLNDFPDSMIVFEIMNEPHDIKSAATVNAIMTAGYTAIRAVAPNKTVMFEANGYSKFGAIKQLNLPQDGNIIVSGHYYDPYEYTHQGTATMYPCGASLSSSDLSKVTSDFKQYADSIKAYFPDVDGKHSVPVNMGEFGAIGRSGSKCASEAPSEASRAQWTNYVIKAAENYGISWHYWAFGKTSGFQAYNQGDDEWFPEMKKVFDSYTGKLFNQ, translated from the coding sequence ATGCACTTATTGAAAAACATCGCCATTTGCGCCGCCGCCGTACTCCTCGTAAGTTGCGACTCCGGCAACAAGGGTCTCGCCAGGGCCACTACGCCCGAAGACGAACCGGGGCTCAACCGCGTCAAGGTTGACTACTCGCTCGGACGCGCCATGAACAAGAGGCTCGGACGCGGCATCAACATGGGCAACTCCTGGGAATCCGTGGGTACCGGAGGCAACGGTGACTGCGGGTGGGGCAACTGCCTGCGCGACGAAGATCTCAAGATTGTTAAGGCTGCGGGCTTCAACTCCGTACGTATCCCCGTGCGCTGGGAAAACGACGCCGATATCGAAGGGCACATCGATACAGACCGCCTCGCCGGCGTCCATGAAGACGTAGCCCTCGCCATAAGTCTCGGCATGCCTGTCATCATCAACTGCCATCACCATGTCGGGCTGAACGCGGCAGCGGTGAACTACGAAAAGGACCCGCAGGGTTTTGACGATGAACTGAAGCGTTTCGCCGTCATGTGGCTCGACATCGCCGCCGGCCTGAACGACTTCCCGGACAGCATGATCGTATTCGAGATCATGAACGAGCCGCACGATATCAAGAGCGCCGCTACGGTGAACGCCATCATGACCGCAGGCTACACCGCCATCCGTGCAGTCGCGCCGAACAAGACCGTGATGTTCGAAGCCAACGGATACTCCAAGTTCGGGGCCATCAAGCAGCTCAACCTACCCCAGGACGGCAACATCATCGTAAGCGGCCACTACTACGACCCGTACGAATACACCCACCAAGGTACGGCAACCATGTACCCGTGTGGCGCCTCGCTCTCCAGTTCCGACCTGAGCAAGGTTACATCGGACTTCAAGCAGTACGCGGATTCCATCAAGGCCTACTTCCCCGACGTAGACGGCAAGCACAGCGTGCCGGTCAACATGGGCGAATTCGGCGCCATCGGGCGCTCCGGTTCGAAGTGCGCCAGCGAAGCCCCGAGCGAAGCCTCGCGCGCCCAGTGGACGAACTACGTCATCAAGGCCGCAGAGAACTACGGCATCAGCTGGCACTACTGGGCATTCGGCAAGACAAGCGGATTCCAGGCGTACAACCAGGGTGACGACGAATGGTTCCCCGAAATGAAGAAAGTGTTCGACAGCTATACGGGCAAGCTGTTCAATCAGTAA
- a CDS encoding carbohydrate binding domain-containing protein encodes MKSHLQTIIWKCAVGSLLLASFSFASFSDYRDRDNSRFVTREAKPFRPDKDVVSVVMREAIPRGGGYTYQYPRENPEPILTDKYAMEGALSMEIELIASDYSGVAICIAGSVDLTPYFEEGVLEFWIKGEKGGENALFVLVDDGVKSNGESLQVKLRSKSLGEITTEWKHFSIPLKLFGKTGVYWDAKNTREVMLPFAWENFKGFRLEVRKDENESFKVWIDDIVIKKHGKPYEGPANYPFRNAI; translated from the coding sequence ATGAAATCACATCTGCAGACCATCATCTGGAAGTGCGCCGTGGGCTCACTCCTTCTTGCGTCTTTCTCCTTTGCTAGTTTCAGCGATTATAGGGATAGGGACAATTCCCGCTTCGTCACGCGCGAAGCCAAGCCTTTCCGCCCGGATAAGGACGTGGTGAGCGTCGTTATGCGCGAAGCCATCCCGCGTGGTGGTGGATACACCTACCAGTACCCGCGCGAGAACCCCGAACCGATTCTCACGGACAAGTATGCCATGGAAGGCGCCCTTTCCATGGAAATTGAGCTTATTGCAAGCGACTACTCCGGTGTGGCTATCTGTATCGCCGGTTCTGTCGACCTGACGCCCTATTTCGAGGAAGGTGTCCTCGAGTTCTGGATCAAGGGCGAAAAGGGTGGCGAGAACGCCCTGTTCGTGCTCGTTGACGATGGCGTGAAGAGCAACGGCGAATCCCTCCAGGTGAAGCTGCGCTCCAAGAGCCTTGGTGAAATTACCACTGAATGGAAGCATTTCAGCATTCCTCTCAAGCTGTTCGGCAAGACCGGCGTGTACTGGGATGCGAAGAACACCCGCGAAGTCATGCTCCCGTTTGCCTGGGAAAACTTCAAGGGTTTCCGTCTTGAAGTCCGCAAGGACGAAAACGAGTCCTTCAAGGTCTGGATTGACGATATTGTGATCAAGAAGCACGGCAAGCCTTACGAAGGGCCGGCCAACTACCCGTTCCGCAACGCGATTTAA
- a CDS encoding glycoside hydrolase family 18 protein codes for MKLKLFVTTLAVACVAMSQAAADKVIGYFPYWSQYSQFYPKDIRYNTVTHIHYSSLMPAEDGSLAFPDENDAPNYDSLAAMCAANNVQLVVSVGGMEAEGNLKAIAGSDETLAAFVNNLKTWVGEHNAKGIELDWQNMAAEDAEGYAKMVNALTDAFSGSIVASTMYPFVAMEPYTAEVMNKLSYINVFIPDQMNEDNSTLVPNQGGKIIAETLDKAAGAGIQKDLLVPVVYFYGKSFLGATGFGSSHQGVGSGNEGYLPYKELMSKFDTPDYKVTFDSESQSELAVSKEEAIVFMGIPSVKAVAENVKNNGFAGVAVYDVSQDHHEPIVSVLVTIGLELRPGVNYKTAKK; via the coding sequence ATGAAACTCAAACTTTTTGTAACGACTCTTGCGGTTGCCTGCGTGGCGATGTCCCAGGCTGCAGCCGACAAGGTGATTGGCTATTTCCCCTACTGGAGCCAGTATTCCCAGTTCTACCCGAAGGATATCCGCTATAACACGGTTACCCACATTCACTATTCTTCGCTCATGCCTGCCGAAGACGGCTCGCTCGCTTTCCCCGACGAAAACGACGCTCCTAACTACGACTCGCTCGCGGCCATGTGCGCTGCTAACAACGTGCAGCTCGTGGTCTCCGTGGGTGGCATGGAAGCCGAAGGCAACCTGAAGGCTATCGCCGGTTCCGACGAAACGCTTGCTGCCTTTGTCAACAACCTCAAGACTTGGGTTGGCGAACACAATGCCAAGGGCATTGAACTCGACTGGCAGAACATGGCGGCTGAAGATGCCGAAGGCTATGCCAAGATGGTGAATGCCCTTACGGATGCCTTCTCTGGCTCCATTGTGGCTTCTACCATGTACCCCTTCGTCGCGATGGAACCGTACACCGCCGAAGTGATGAACAAGCTCTCCTACATCAACGTGTTTATCCCTGACCAGATGAACGAAGACAACTCTACGCTCGTTCCGAACCAGGGCGGCAAGATTATTGCCGAAACGCTCGATAAGGCTGCAGGCGCAGGCATCCAGAAGGATCTCCTGGTGCCGGTGGTCTACTTCTACGGCAAGTCCTTCCTCGGTGCGACCGGCTTCGGCTCTTCTCACCAAGGTGTGGGCAGCGGTAACGAAGGTTACCTCCCGTACAAGGAACTCATGAGCAAGTTCGATACTCCGGACTACAAGGTGACCTTCGATTCCGAATCGCAGTCTGAACTTGCTGTGAGCAAGGAAGAGGCGATTGTGTTCATGGGCATTCCTTCCGTGAAGGCTGTGGCCGAGAACGTGAAGAACAACGGCTTTGCCGGTGTGGCGGTCTACGACGTGTCGCAGGACCATCACGAACCCATTGTCTCCGTGCTCGTGACCATCGGTTTGGAACTCCGCCCCGGTGTGAACTACAAGACCGCGAAGAAGTAA
- a CDS encoding GIY-YIG nuclease family protein, translated as MTNHYVRFTAGTTSMQNKSYTYILTNNNGKVMYIGVTADLFKKLEEGNPIGNLPISSL; from the coding sequence ATGACAAACCATTATGTTAGATTTACTGCAGGAACAACTTCTATGCAGAACAAAAGCTACACATACATCTTAACAAACAATAACGGCAAAGTAATGTACATTGGCGTAACCGCCGATTTGTTCAAGAAACTCGAGGAAGGCAACCCCATAGGCAACCTTCCGATTTCTTCTTTATAG
- a CDS encoding cellulase family glycosylhydrolase, producing the protein MTRISNTIKALAAGALLLGAMEANAAASTAKPLRVGPVQVHGALGTDGGKIVGQKSGKEAMIRGMSMFWSDATGIQYYNKEVIKWAVDNLKIDVFRYAMGIEYYDSDGGTSNKLDAGYSYKGNPDTQKSKIDIMVEAAIENDIYIIIDWHSHRADYEQDLAKPFFTEMAAKYANVPNIIWEVFNEPRQGQDWGSIKNYANAVISGIRAKSQNLVLVGTPSWSQLDQYGGVSGTNVGYVFHFYAGTHTVGQFGSKITSAKNSGNAVFITEWGTTTADGKSDAQTGPSSEWTSFMESNKISNCNWSLRQKVTKIGNASDEGSALFSGDKALTKQSELASASYTASGNFVKSYLTKNATDWTSQFTATLKSGSCSFTPTTVKETAGSASSAFKSGCTYTSSDETVVTSAGAVKNPGFVIMTGNDGSQSIITVTAEPRQTISDFEDFKCFIGGSCTKSKSMRDLDKDGTKDEVIVSATGQTDQGSTITVTSLNPEIVKIKKAKCSNSAACFGKADGATVYMYQFTGTIGTAKIVATAPATTGYIAMSDTITVEYGKMMDELGKNFRSMTVEKGSSTENVFIEQTPMAKSPITYTFDGAEVSPYAINFNGFLCAGDVDATVTIRATTQETDEWAGIDSTIIITIGSGNGTPIMLQKPQNVFSAKFVNGGLLLTTSQSGKASIQVITTLGQIAKSMQSELGAGSNWIPMSELSAGKYIVRVKQGSKIQSVSIKVK; encoded by the coding sequence ATGACTAGGATTAGCAATACGATAAAGGCACTGGCCGCAGGCGCGCTCCTCTTGGGCGCGATGGAGGCCAATGCGGCTGCATCCACGGCCAAACCCCTCCGCGTAGGTCCCGTGCAGGTCCACGGCGCCCTAGGAACTGACGGCGGCAAGATCGTGGGCCAGAAAAGCGGCAAGGAAGCAATGATCCGCGGCATGAGCATGTTCTGGTCCGATGCTACCGGCATTCAGTACTACAACAAGGAAGTGATTAAGTGGGCCGTCGACAACCTGAAGATCGACGTGTTCCGCTACGCCATGGGTATCGAATATTACGACAGCGATGGCGGTACAAGCAACAAGCTCGATGCAGGCTACTCCTATAAGGGTAACCCTGACACGCAGAAGAGCAAGATCGACATCATGGTGGAAGCCGCCATTGAAAACGACATCTATATCATCATCGACTGGCACAGTCATAGAGCCGACTACGAACAAGACCTCGCAAAGCCGTTCTTTACAGAAATGGCTGCAAAATATGCAAACGTCCCCAACATCATCTGGGAAGTGTTTAACGAACCCCGTCAAGGCCAGGACTGGGGCAGTATTAAGAACTATGCTAACGCCGTTATTTCAGGAATTCGCGCAAAGTCCCAAAACCTGGTACTAGTCGGCACACCTAGCTGGTCTCAGCTCGACCAATATGGTGGTGTAAGCGGAACAAACGTTGGTTACGTATTCCACTTCTATGCAGGAACACATACGGTCGGTCAATTTGGTTCTAAAATCACTAGCGCAAAGAATAGCGGCAACGCCGTATTCATTACCGAATGGGGTACCACTACCGCCGACGGTAAGAGCGATGCCCAAACGGGTCCGTCCTCCGAATGGACGAGCTTCATGGAAAGCAACAAGATTAGCAACTGCAACTGGAGCCTCCGCCAAAAGGTGACCAAGATTGGAAACGCTTCCGATGAAGGCTCCGCCTTGTTCTCCGGCGACAAGGCCCTCACCAAGCAGTCCGAGCTCGCTAGCGCAAGCTACACTGCTTCGGGCAACTTTGTAAAGAGCTACCTCACCAAGAACGCCACGGACTGGACAAGCCAATTCACCGCGACACTTAAGAGCGGCAGTTGCTCCTTCACTCCGACTACCGTCAAGGAAACCGCAGGCAGTGCCTCTAGCGCATTCAAGTCCGGCTGTACCTACACCTCCAGCGACGAAACCGTCGTGACCTCTGCAGGCGCCGTCAAGAACCCGGGTTTTGTCATCATGACCGGCAACGACGGTTCCCAGTCCATCATCACCGTGACCGCCGAACCGAGACAGACTATCAGCGACTTCGAAGACTTCAAGTGCTTCATCGGCGGCTCCTGCACCAAGAGCAAGAGCATGAGAGACCTGGACAAGGACGGCACCAAGGACGAAGTTATCGTATCTGCAACTGGTCAGACGGACCAGGGTTCGACCATCACGGTCACATCGCTCAACCCCGAAATCGTCAAGATCAAGAAGGCCAAGTGCTCTAACTCCGCGGCATGCTTCGGCAAGGCTGATGGAGCTACCGTTTACATGTACCAGTTTACCGGTACAATCGGCACCGCAAAAATCGTAGCGACCGCACCGGCAACGACCGGCTACATCGCCATGAGCGACACCATCACCGTCGAATACGGCAAGATGATGGACGAACTGGGCAAGAACTTCAGGTCGATGACCGTCGAGAAGGGTTCTAGCACCGAGAACGTGTTCATCGAACAGACTCCTATGGCGAAGTCCCCGATCACCTACACCTTTGACGGTGCCGAGGTCTCTCCATACGCCATCAACTTCAACGGATTCCTCTGCGCCGGCGATGTGGACGCCACCGTGACCATCAGGGCTACGACCCAGGAAACGGATGAATGGGCAGGCATCGACTCCACGATTATTATCACCATCGGTAGCGGCAACGGCACGCCGATCATGCTCCAGAAGCCGCAGAACGTATTCAGCGCCAAGTTCGTGAACGGCGGGCTGCTCCTGACCACCAGCCAGAGCGGCAAGGCTTCCATCCAGGTGATTACGACCCTCGGCCAGATTGCGAAGAGCATGCAATCGGAACTCGGCGCAGGCAGCAACTGGATCCCGATGTCGGAACTCAGCGCAGGCAAGTACATTGTCCGCGTGAAGCAGGGAAGCAAGATCCAGAGCGTAAGCATCAAGGTCAAGTAA
- a CDS encoding T9SS type A sorting domain-containing protein, protein MNKKITLAALAGAAMAFAQGPVDPEFLWDGATDTQGQVITGSTETKTSGYWYDYNDKNDGGSSAFTFPAGIEANTYGNFYGPLVEAYYGIKATITMGEGYDYPYAGIGFNIWSEDQEGVDISAWGGICLAYESTIGFGIELGVEDEKNVTGYDNYKATVAKSPSATMANFAWAKFSQGEWGKVVSIDDVLAKTAAIKLKFEGTAGTSGNFRICQIGSLNKCTKCEAEPIGAIKSVAAASSVKAQLSGRVLSFQGISSAKAEVINLQGQVVKSATVSTSMDLSSLDAGIYMVRVAGKNVNLAQKIVLK, encoded by the coding sequence ATGAACAAGAAAATTACACTCGCTGCTCTTGCCGGCGCTGCCATGGCTTTTGCTCAGGGTCCCGTTGATCCGGAGTTCCTTTGGGACGGTGCTACTGACACCCAGGGCCAGGTGATTACCGGCTCTACCGAAACCAAGACTTCTGGTTACTGGTACGATTACAACGATAAGAACGACGGTGGTTCTTCTGCCTTCACGTTCCCCGCCGGAATCGAAGCCAACACCTACGGTAACTTCTACGGCCCGCTCGTTGAAGCCTACTACGGTATCAAGGCTACCATCACGATGGGCGAAGGCTACGACTATCCGTATGCCGGTATCGGCTTCAACATTTGGAGCGAAGACCAGGAAGGTGTTGACATTTCCGCATGGGGCGGCATCTGCTTGGCTTACGAATCCACCATCGGTTTCGGCATCGAACTCGGTGTTGAAGACGAAAAGAACGTGACTGGCTACGATAACTACAAGGCTACCGTTGCTAAGTCCCCGAGCGCAACTATGGCCAACTTCGCATGGGCCAAGTTCAGCCAGGGTGAATGGGGTAAGGTCGTCTCTATCGACGACGTCCTCGCCAAGACTGCTGCCATCAAGCTGAAGTTCGAAGGCACCGCTGGTACTTCCGGTAACTTCCGTATCTGCCAGATCGGTTCTCTCAACAAGTGCACCAAGTGCGAAGCTGAACCGATCGGTGCAATCAAGTCTGTCGCAGCTGCTAGCTCCGTCAAGGCTCAGCTCTCTGGCCGCGTCCTCTCCTTCCAGGGCATCTCTTCTGCCAAGGCCGAAGTGATCAACCTCCAGGGCCAGGTCGTGAAGTCCGCCACTGTTAGCACCTCCATGGACCTCTCCAGCCTCGACGCTGGCATCTACATGGTCCGCGTTGCTGGCAAGAACGTGAACCTCGCTCAGAAGATTGTCCTCAAGTAA
- a CDS encoding T9SS type A sorting domain-containing protein — MKKWNVFAAVVFTAVSIFAQGPVDSKFLWDGDTDTLGQVITGSTETKTSGYWYDFTDKGDSGTSVITYPAGIEANSYGNFYGPLVEAYGGIKASITMGEGYEYPYAGIGFNIWSEDQEGVDISEWGGICLAYESTISFGIELAVENEKTVTGYDNYKATVVKYPSSPAINYPWSKFSQGGWGTEVPIDDVLAKTYAIKLKFEGTAGTSGNFLICQIGSLNQCTRCRQICCLPPDTSISVPVRAASSVKMSLNGRMLSFEGIALAKAEVVDLQGRVVKSATISTTMDLAGLDAGIYILRVSSHGFLQTKKIFLK; from the coding sequence ATGAAAAAATGGAATGTGTTTGCAGCTGTCGTTTTTACGGCCGTGAGCATCTTTGCTCAGGGTCCCGTTGATTCGAAATTCCTTTGGGATGGCGATACTGACACCCTGGGCCAGGTGATCACCGGCTCAACCGAAACCAAGACTTCCGGTTACTGGTACGATTTCACCGATAAAGGTGATAGCGGTACCTCTGTTATTACATACCCTGCAGGAATCGAAGCCAACTCCTACGGTAACTTCTACGGCCCGCTCGTTGAAGCCTATGGTGGCATCAAGGCTTCCATTACGATGGGCGAAGGCTACGAATATCCGTATGCCGGTATCGGCTTCAACATCTGGAGCGAAGACCAGGAAGGTGTTGACATTTCCGAGTGGGGTGGCATCTGCTTGGCTTACGAATCCACCATCAGCTTCGGCATCGAACTCGCTGTTGAAAACGAAAAGACCGTGACTGGCTACGATAACTACAAGGCTACCGTTGTCAAGTACCCGAGTAGCCCTGCTATCAACTACCCATGGTCTAAGTTCAGCCAGGGTGGCTGGGGTACTGAAGTTCCTATCGATGACGTTCTTGCCAAGACTTATGCCATCAAGCTGAAGTTCGAAGGCACCGCCGGTACTTCTGGTAATTTCCTCATTTGCCAGATTGGTTCTCTTAACCAGTGTACTAGGTGTAGGCAAATATGTTGCCTTCCTCCTGATACTTCGATTAGCGTTCCGGTCCGGGCGGCCAGTTCCGTCAAGATGTCGCTTAATGGACGCATGCTCTCTTTTGAAGGGATTGCTCTTGCGAAGGCCGAAGTGGTTGACCTGCAGGGCCGCGTCGTAAAGTCCGCTACAATCAGCACTACCATGGATCTTGCTGGCCTCGATGCGGGAATTTACATATTGCGTGTTTCAAGTCACGGGTTTTTGCAGACAAAGAAAATTTTCCTCAAGTGA